A region of the Flavipsychrobacter sp. genome:
GAAAGAAAATGAGCAACCTTCGTAAGACGGTTTCTCGTCGCCTTGTAGAAGCTAAAAACACAACTGCGATGTTGACTACCTTCAACGAGGTAGATATGACCAACATCATGAAGATCCGTTCGCAGTATAAAGAGAAATTCAAAGAGCTACATGGTGTGAACCTTGGCTTCATGTCTTTCTTCACTAAGGCATGTTGTTATGCACTTACAGAATGGCCTTCAGTAAATGCATACATCGATGGTGACCAAATAGTATACCACGAGTATTGCGATATTTCCATTGCTGTATCTGCACCAAAAGGATTGGTAGTACCGGTTATCCGCAATGCAGAGAGCATGGGCATGCACGAGATAGAGGCAGAAGTGAAAAACCTAGCGTTGAAAGCTCGTGATAATAAACTGACCATTGAAGAAATGACAGGTGGTACATTTACCATTACCAACGGTGGAGTATTCGGCTCGTTGATGTCTACTCCTATTATCAATATACCACAGAGTGCTATATTGGGTATGCACAAAATACAAGAGCGCCCTATGGTAATAGATGGCAAAATAGAAGTAAGACCAATGATGTACTTAGCATTGAGTTACGACCACCGTATCATCGACGGTCGTGAGTCGGTTGGTTTCCTAGTACGTGTTAAGGAGTTATTAGAAAACCCTGAGCTAATGCTAATGGGTAAAGACCCTGTACAGACTTTATTAGAACTATAAGTTTTAAATCATATACTTTTCAAAAGCCTCGCAATAAGCGGGGCTTTATTGTGTTGTATAAAAAACCAGTATATTTACAATACATTAAAAGCCCTATAAAATGAGGTTACCCAACATACTACTGCTAGCAATATTCGCCTTTGGAATTCAAACTACTTCAGCACAACTAGTCAACACATTAACTATAAATACAGGCTACAATAATGTAACAAAAAACACGTTAACACTTGGTGCTCAAGACTTAAATTGGACGATTACAAAGGTTGCTACATCACTAACTGGCAACAATAACTACTTGACATTACCTTCCGGAGCTACGCTTCCTTATAAAGCCTACACAAGTAAAGTATGGCACGTGTCTTACCCTCCTTATACTGTTACTATCCCTAACAAAACACATTGGCTAGCTATTGGACCTAACTTGATGGACGATAATTGGGCAGCAACTGAACCAGATACTGCGGGTCATTACGTAGTATTCGAACGTCAGTTCAAATTATGCACTGAAGAGTCAGATGCATCTGACTCTATTCTAATTGATATGGATATCAGATGTGACAACTTTCTAATTGGGGTATATATTGACAATCACCAAATTGTAACTAACCAAGGCAATACTTATTTTTATAACACTCCCTACCACCTAAATAGTGCCATACATAAATATTCTTTAAGTGGAGGCACGCACACCTTAAAGGTGATAGTAAGAAATGAGCCAGCTCCTCAAAGTCAGAAACATCCCAACAACCCAATAGGACTAAATATAGTAGGTACTATATCTACTCAATTTCAGAATAATATAATTATAGATACCGACAACTTCCCGAATTATGATTGCAGTACCGGAGACACTACTGTATCAATAGCCCCTACAAATAGTGAAAAAGCGTCACTTACTCACTACCCTAACCCAGTAAATGACCAAATGACCATCTCTTATACTTTACCTAAAGTCGAGGAAAATGCAATTATTATCCTTTTTAACCAAATTGGAAAAGTTATATCTAAACATCCAATTACTCATACAGGGAATGGACAATTAAAAATAAATACAAGCCACCTTCCTCAAGGCTTATATATATATTCATTGTACATAAATAACACCCCTGTCATTACCAACAAGATGATAAAGTAGAGAATGCAATATTTTAAAAGCCTCGCAATAAGCGGGGCTTTCGTACTTTTGCCCCTCATGCGTTACATCTGGCAACATATAGCAGCTATAATAGCTTCTTTCGACGGGGCTACTCCGCTTCCTATCTTCTTAAAAGAATACTATAAGAACAATAAAAAACTAGGCAGTAGAGATAGGCGTATACTCAACGAGATGGTCTATAGCTATTATCGCTGTGCTAAAGGACTCCCTGCCGAGTTACCCATTAATGAAAAAGTAGCCACTTGCTTAGTAGTATGCGGCATACAAAACAAGCATATAGAATGGTTATTAAGTGATGTAACTACACATGAAGACGCCTACAACCCTAATCAAAACTTCCCAGATGAAATTGACCTATCAGATGGCATTACCAAAGAAGAATGGATAGACAGCCTTCTGGAACAGCCTGACTTGTTCTTACGTGTACGTAAAGACATGGACAAGTTGCTTAGCTTCTTCAACAAGGAAGGTGTAGAGTATGAGCAGCTAACAGACACCTGTATTGCCCTACCCAATGGCACCCCTATTGACAAGATGCTGCCTGAACATATGTATGTGGTGCAGGATGCCTCTTCGCAAGCTGTTGGTGATTTTCTCAATCCACAACCCGAAGAAGAATGGTGGGACGCCTGTTCAGGAGCAGGGGGCAAATCTCTTTTAGTAAAAGACATAGAGCCCTTAGTCAACCTTACCGTATCAGACGCTCGCCGAACTATATTGGTAAACCTAAAAGAACGTTTTAGAAAGTATAGCCATATACTACCTACCGTGCATAAGGTAGACGTAACCAATGCTGATAAACTAAAAAGCAAATTAGAAGACAGCCTATTTGACCATGTACTGTGCGATGTACCCTGCACAGGCTCGGGCACTTGGGCACGCACGCCTGAGCAGTATTATTTCTTCCAACAAGACACATTGGAAGACTTCAATAAAAGGCAGACCAATATTGCAGTAAATGCAGCCGC
Encoded here:
- the odhB gene encoding 2-oxoglutarate dehydrogenase complex dihydrolipoyllysine-residue succinyltransferase, which gives rise to MIEIKVPPVGESISEVTLVTWLKSDGDWVERDELLCELESEKATFELNAEKAGILKVVAEEGTDLNIGDVACQIDDTAERPEGAGEPAAEAAPAKEEKKAEAPKAAEAAPKVEANATPVAKNIMADKKLSAGDVKGSGENGRILKKDVLAALENPGRIGGGVASRNEDRKKMSNLRKTVSRRLVEAKNTTAMLTTFNEVDMTNIMKIRSQYKEKFKELHGVNLGFMSFFTKACCYALTEWPSVNAYIDGDQIVYHEYCDISIAVSAPKGLVVPVIRNAESMGMHEIEAEVKNLALKARDNKLTIEEMTGGTFTITNGGVFGSLMSTPIINIPQSAILGMHKIQERPMVIDGKIEVRPMMYLALSYDHRIIDGRESVGFLVRVKELLENPELMLMGKDPVQTLLEL
- a CDS encoding T9SS type A sorting domain-containing protein, whose product is MRLPNILLLAIFAFGIQTTSAQLVNTLTINTGYNNVTKNTLTLGAQDLNWTITKVATSLTGNNNYLTLPSGATLPYKAYTSKVWHVSYPPYTVTIPNKTHWLAIGPNLMDDNWAATEPDTAGHYVVFERQFKLCTEESDASDSILIDMDIRCDNFLIGVYIDNHQIVTNQGNTYFYNTPYHLNSAIHKYSLSGGTHTLKVIVRNEPAPQSQKHPNNPIGLNIVGTISTQFQNNIIIDTDNFPNYDCSTGDTTVSIAPTNSEKASLTHYPNPVNDQMTISYTLPKVEENAIIILFNQIGKVISKHPITHTGNGQLKINTSHLPQGLYIYSLYINNTPVITNKMIK